The following coding sequences are from one Paenibacillus sp. FSL R5-0912 window:
- a CDS encoding helix-turn-helix transcriptional regulator, whose protein sequence is MNEAMKSILKLDPARGGGAMNSQQYREAVIAKLRSVIPFAAACCTTVDPHTLLTTGAVTEQGLSAVHSVLFEYEYLHEDYMKYEHLAKGELPVACLSGVTGGSLEKSERYRKVLQPAGFGDELRAALMAGGVCWGFLTLFRPLDSHPFQAQECARIASVAPLVAAGLRSYATSQPGKDSDSGAPEDNGIMMLNERLVTLSANTAANYWLEQMRQFERLDAGVLPGPVRAVCLRVVAEEKASSAVPSSAKICLQTGDGAYLTVTASRLDGPEGMLAVSFVNARSSDVFRLLAYAFTLTAREKQLAEMLLLGLSTKELAESLHISAYTVQDHLKSIFAKAGVSSRRELISRLLSR, encoded by the coding sequence ATGAACGAGGCGATGAAAAGCATTCTGAAGCTGGACCCGGCCCGGGGCGGGGGAGCTATGAATTCACAGCAATACAGGGAAGCGGTTATCGCTAAACTCCGTTCCGTTATTCCGTTTGCTGCGGCCTGCTGCACGACAGTAGATCCGCATACGCTTCTTACCACCGGAGCGGTAACAGAGCAGGGGCTTTCAGCAGTGCACTCTGTATTGTTCGAATATGAATATCTGCATGAGGATTATATGAAGTATGAGCACTTGGCCAAGGGGGAGCTTCCGGTAGCCTGCTTAAGCGGAGTTACGGGCGGAAGCCTTGAGAAGAGTGAACGTTACCGCAAAGTACTGCAGCCCGCCGGATTCGGAGATGAGCTGCGCGCAGCGCTCATGGCAGGCGGGGTCTGCTGGGGCTTCCTGACTCTGTTCCGTCCGCTGGATAGCCATCCGTTTCAAGCGCAGGAATGTGCCCGGATCGCTTCCGTTGCTCCGCTGGTTGCTGCCGGACTGCGCAGTTACGCCACATCGCAGCCCGGCAAGGATTCGGACAGCGGAGCACCGGAAGATAACGGAATTATGATGCTGAATGAGCGGCTGGTTACGCTGAGTGCGAATACAGCGGCGAATTATTGGCTGGAGCAGATGCGGCAGTTCGAACGTCTGGATGCGGGAGTATTGCCGGGGCCGGTCCGGGCCGTGTGCTTACGGGTTGTAGCGGAGGAGAAAGCTTCCAGTGCTGTCCCTTCAAGCGCTAAAATATGCCTCCAAACCGGGGATGGGGCTTATCTGACCGTTACGGCCAGCAGGCTGGACGGTCCGGAAGGTATGCTGGCCGTTTCTTTTGTAAATGCCAGATCCTCCGATGTATTCCGCCTGCTGGCCTATGCCTTTACCTTAACCGCACGCGAGAAACAGCTTGCAGAGATGCTGCTGCTGGGGTTATCCACCAAGGAACTGGCGGAGTCGCTACATATCTCTGCTTATACCGTTCAGGATCACCTGAAATCAATCTTTGCCAAAGCAGGTGTGTCCAGCCGCCGGGAGCTGATCAGCAGGCTGCTGTCACGATAA
- a CDS encoding NADPH-dependent FMN reductase, protein MTTLNIGIILGSTRQGRVSPQVGEWVKGIADARGDANYEIVDIADFKLPLLGETDSYAEAQAWAAKLATLDGFVFIVQEYNHSLTGALKNALDSAREEWNNKAAGIVSYGSAGGVRAAEHLRGILGELSVADVRVHPLLSLFTDFENGSVFKPADLHIANVNAMLDQVLAWSGALKTLRQ, encoded by the coding sequence ATGACAACATTAAACATCGGAATTATTCTGGGAAGTACCCGCCAAGGCCGCGTTAGCCCGCAGGTAGGCGAATGGGTGAAAGGTATTGCAGATGCACGCGGAGATGCCAATTACGAAATCGTGGATATAGCCGACTTCAAACTACCGCTTCTCGGTGAAACCGACAGCTATGCGGAAGCCCAAGCGTGGGCAGCCAAGCTGGCAACACTGGACGGCTTCGTGTTTATCGTACAGGAATATAACCACAGTCTTACCGGAGCACTCAAGAATGCCCTGGACTCCGCCCGTGAAGAATGGAACAACAAGGCAGCCGGTATCGTAAGCTATGGTTCAGCCGGAGGCGTCCGCGCCGCTGAGCATTTACGCGGAATTCTCGGCGAGCTGTCCGTAGCGGATGTTCGCGTACACCCTCTGCTCTCATTGTTCACTGACTTCGAGAACGGCTCCGTCTTCAAACCAGCCGATTTGCATATCGCCAACGTTAACGCCATGCTCGATCAGGTTCTGGCCTGGAGCGGCGCCTTGAAGACTTTGCGTCAGTAA
- a CDS encoding aromatic ring-hydroxylating oxygenase subunit alpha has product MIEEKKRQEQLELPRDCTFSPEDWRILAQYWYPVAAADEVQDTPVPVKLLDMKLVLYRSEGKVVIARDLCFHRGAPLSKGWVENGEIVCPYHGFRYNCEGKCTAVPAHPSSKISPKLKLIVYPAVERYGLIWTCLAGAPEQIPSFPAWEDPDYINILIPSFDIAGSSGRQMEGFLDVSHFAYVHTATFGDRNNTEVPQYKVWREGDTELVAEYWSTVSNYGKGQENPAPEGFMWLREFRVFAPFAASLTVYFPDEGRLKILNCASPVSARYTRLFCPISRNFDKSAPVEDTIKFNLQVFQEDAEMVESQTPEDLPLDLQAEAHIPADRTSIAYRQLLTSLGLGKSYTS; this is encoded by the coding sequence ATGATAGAGGAAAAGAAACGGCAGGAACAACTGGAGCTCCCGCGTGATTGCACCTTCTCGCCAGAAGACTGGCGTATACTGGCCCAGTATTGGTACCCGGTGGCGGCCGCAGATGAGGTTCAGGATACACCTGTTCCGGTGAAGCTGCTGGATATGAAGCTGGTATTGTACCGCAGCGAAGGCAAGGTGGTCATTGCCCGGGACCTCTGCTTCCACCGTGGAGCGCCCTTAAGCAAGGGCTGGGTTGAGAACGGTGAGATTGTCTGCCCTTATCACGGCTTCCGGTATAATTGTGAAGGAAAGTGTACGGCGGTGCCGGCGCATCCAAGCAGCAAGATCTCACCCAAATTGAAATTGATTGTCTATCCCGCCGTTGAACGTTATGGCCTGATCTGGACCTGCCTTGCCGGCGCACCGGAGCAAATCCCGTCTTTTCCGGCCTGGGAGGATCCCGACTACATTAATATTCTAATTCCGAGCTTTGATATTGCCGGTTCCTCCGGGCGGCAGATGGAAGGCTTCCTGGATGTATCGCATTTCGCTTACGTGCATACGGCAACCTTCGGTGACCGCAACAACACAGAGGTCCCCCAGTATAAAGTATGGCGTGAAGGAGATACGGAGCTGGTAGCGGAGTATTGGAGCACGGTCAGCAACTACGGCAAAGGTCAGGAGAACCCTGCACCCGAAGGGTTCATGTGGCTGCGCGAGTTCCGCGTCTTTGCACCGTTTGCCGCTTCGCTGACTGTCTATTTCCCGGATGAGGGCAGGCTGAAGATTCTGAACTGTGCCTCCCCGGTATCCGCCCGCTATACCCGGCTGTTCTGCCCGATCTCCCGTAACTTTGACAAGAGCGCCCCTGTAGAGGATACGATTAAGTTCAATCTGCAGGTGTTCCAGGAGGACGCGGAGATGGTGGAGTCGCAGACTCCGGAGGATCTGCCGCTCGATCTGCAGGCGGAAGCCCATATCCCGGCAGACCGGACATCGATTGCCTACAGACAACTGCTGACCAGCCTGGGACTGGGTAAGAGTTATACGTCTTAA
- a CDS encoding phosphotransferase enzyme family protein, producing the protein MYGLNGYEFEQIEAHEGGRNIVYTCEKAGASPKILRFAFLPDRSRDDFLGELEYVRYLYEHGGSVANVISSRNGNLLEEITHDNHRYFVSLFTKAAGTMLVEHHYRYREGVPITEYYYNCGKVLGKLHQLSKEYTPVHRRYSFFDKYNPAYLDELIPESLTLLKGKLIELLNTLREVEVNGETYGMLHFDFNDGNYSIDYDTGQITVYDFDNCCFGWYMFELAALWTHGVGWIQFEPDPGKRKEFMDAYFATVLAGYRSETRIKPAVLDQLPLFIQATLMESVVDAFEVMRNNGGEPECDGRLSFLIKCLEDDILYNGFFDEIYSCDDPFEYEG; encoded by the coding sequence TTGTACGGGTTAAACGGCTACGAGTTCGAGCAGATTGAAGCGCATGAGGGAGGGCGTAATATTGTATACACCTGTGAAAAAGCAGGCGCCAGCCCCAAAATACTCAGGTTCGCTTTCCTGCCTGACCGGAGCCGCGACGATTTCCTGGGTGAACTGGAGTATGTCCGCTACCTGTATGAGCATGGAGGCAGCGTCGCGAATGTGATCAGCTCCCGGAACGGGAATCTGCTGGAAGAGATTACTCACGATAATCACAGGTATTTTGTCAGCCTGTTCACTAAGGCTGCAGGAACAATGCTGGTGGAGCATCATTACCGGTACAGGGAAGGAGTGCCCATTACCGAATATTATTATAACTGCGGTAAAGTGCTGGGGAAACTGCATCAGTTATCCAAAGAGTACACGCCGGTCCATCGCCGGTATAGCTTTTTTGACAAATACAATCCCGCATATCTGGATGAGCTGATTCCTGAATCCCTGACCTTGCTTAAGGGGAAGCTGATTGAGCTGCTTAACACCCTGCGAGAAGTGGAAGTGAACGGGGAGACTTACGGAATGCTACATTTCGATTTCAATGACGGGAATTATTCAATAGATTATGATACCGGACAAATTACTGTATACGATTTCGACAATTGCTGTTTCGGCTGGTATATGTTTGAGCTGGCAGCTCTCTGGACACATGGAGTAGGCTGGATACAATTTGAACCCGATCCGGGTAAACGCAAGGAATTCATGGATGCTTACTTTGCAACCGTTCTCGCTGGGTACCGGTCAGAGACCCGGATTAAACCGGCTGTGCTGGATCAGCTGCCTTTATTCATCCAAGCAACCCTGATGGAAAGTGTTGTGGATGCCTTCGAGGTCATGCGGAATAACGGCGGGGAACCGGAATGTGACGGGCGGCTGTCTTTTCTCATTAAATGCCTGGAAGACGATATTCTGTATAACGGATTTTTCGATGAGATTTACTCGTGCGACGATCCCTTCGAGTATGAAGGATGA
- a CDS encoding LTA synthase family protein — MKKSFDIRNKPILLFTFLLLLKSGVAWYVVFNDGPNWGTMFTEIPFFLIVFSLIEWLARKRKILYYMVANLFITVIYFAVLMYYKYYGVIATYHALQQADKVTKVGESTYSLITPYYLFIFVDVVFFLFLMFRPKYISRWKERGTVRMNRPVLTVITAVSIGLCIFNIWPNHASMNEIKKAESMGILNYEVYTLFADTTEKEEIIDNKEITQTAVNELKGITVPESPQYFAADKGKNLIVVQMESLQNFLIGLTIDGQEVTPNINKLVKDNTYFNNFYTDAGQGTTSDAEFVVNTSFYVPKNEPATSSNYMNKTLPSLPGLLKSDGYQTYTFHTNSVEFWNRKELYKAIGFDKYYDQSFYGDDDPIAFGSSDEVLFAKTVPELAALDAKEEPFYAMVISMSAHHPFRLPEDKLKMTLPEQYQGTLLGDYIQSQNYADYAMGQFLDELKASGVWDDSLIVFYGDHQGVPLYALGDKEKDWLKELIGYEYGYTDMFNIPFIVHSPSGILPAEVGHTGGQIDILPTVANLLGVSVQNQLHFGEDLLNQETNLLPVRHFLPTGSFINNSSIYVTGEAYADGTNFSQKDNSVIAGGSTEAQFNNVQRLLNMSNSYLEQLPDRPDVQLEE; from the coding sequence ATGAAAAAATCATTTGATATCCGCAACAAGCCTATATTGCTGTTCACTTTTCTCTTGCTGCTCAAGAGTGGGGTGGCGTGGTATGTTGTTTTTAATGACGGGCCTAACTGGGGCACAATGTTTACGGAAATTCCATTTTTCCTCATTGTGTTCAGTCTCATCGAGTGGCTGGCACGCAAGCGGAAGATTCTCTATTACATGGTGGCCAATCTTTTTATAACGGTCATTTATTTCGCTGTGTTGATGTACTACAAGTATTATGGCGTCATTGCGACGTATCATGCGCTGCAGCAGGCCGACAAAGTTACGAAGGTAGGGGAGAGCACCTATTCCCTCATCACCCCTTATTATCTGTTTATCTTCGTAGACGTCGTGTTCTTCCTGTTCCTGATGTTCCGTCCAAAATATATTTCACGCTGGAAAGAAAGAGGTACCGTGCGGATGAACCGGCCGGTGCTGACAGTGATCACTGCTGTCTCCATCGGACTGTGTATCTTCAATATTTGGCCGAACCATGCGAGTATGAATGAGATCAAGAAAGCCGAGAGTATGGGCATTCTCAACTACGAGGTATATACCCTGTTCGCCGACACTACAGAGAAGGAAGAAATCATCGACAACAAAGAGATTACGCAGACGGCTGTGAATGAATTGAAAGGTATTACCGTGCCTGAGTCCCCGCAGTATTTCGCTGCCGACAAAGGCAAGAATCTGATCGTGGTACAGATGGAATCCCTCCAGAACTTCCTGATCGGCCTGACCATTGACGGGCAGGAAGTTACGCCGAACATTAATAAGCTGGTGAAAGACAATACCTACTTTAATAACTTTTACACGGACGCGGGCCAGGGCACAACCTCGGACGCGGAGTTCGTGGTGAATACTTCTTTTTATGTACCCAAGAATGAGCCGGCGACTTCTTCCAATTATATGAACAAAACGCTGCCGAGCCTGCCGGGTCTGCTGAAATCAGACGGCTATCAGACGTATACCTTCCATACCAACAGTGTGGAATTCTGGAACCGTAAAGAACTCTACAAAGCCATCGGATTCGACAAGTATTATGATCAGAGCTTCTATGGCGACGATGACCCTATTGCTTTTGGATCTTCAGATGAAGTGCTGTTCGCCAAAACCGTTCCCGAGCTGGCCGCTCTGGATGCGAAGGAAGAACCGTTCTATGCCATGGTCATCTCCATGAGTGCTCATCATCCTTTCCGTCTGCCGGAGGATAAGCTTAAGATGACTCTGCCTGAGCAGTATCAGGGGACCTTGCTTGGCGACTATATCCAATCCCAGAATTATGCGGATTATGCGATGGGGCAGTTCCTGGATGAACTTAAGGCCAGCGGAGTGTGGGACGACAGCCTGATTGTATTCTACGGGGATCACCAGGGCGTACCGCTCTATGCGCTTGGCGATAAGGAGAAGGACTGGCTGAAAGAGCTGATCGGGTATGAGTACGGTTATACCGACATGTTCAATATCCCGTTCATTGTACACTCACCGTCCGGAATACTGCCTGCCGAGGTCGGTCATACCGGAGGACAGATTGATATTCTGCCGACTGTAGCCAATCTGCTGGGCGTCTCCGTTCAGAATCAGCTTCACTTCGGGGAGGATCTGCTGAATCAGGAGACTAATTTGTTACCGGTCCGGCATTTCCTGCCGACGGGCTCTTTTATCAATAATTCAAGTATTTATGTAACCGGAGAAGCCTACGCGGACGGAACCAACTTCAGCCAGAAGGATAATTCGGTGATTGCTGGCGGATCGACTGAGGCACAGTTCAATAACGTGCAGCGGCTGCTGAATATGTCTAACAGTTACCTTGAACAGCTGCCGGACCGTCCGGATGTTCAGTTAGAAGAATAG
- a CDS encoding histidine phosphatase family protein, whose product MAIYLVRHGKDDEGFRGGWSQRGLITQGYRQSEKLGRYLQDNQSSFNIKRIVSSDLQRALDTAGELARELRLPIERSMDWREMNNGVIAGMPNEIVNERFPGLYFSGLRMDERYPGGESPLEFFTRIKEAFGRLCEEQANRHPEGNLMIVTHGGVINIIYHIIKELDWNNRGSKFPASYTGLHTIENQDGKWIVSLENYTV is encoded by the coding sequence TTGGCGATTTATTTAGTAAGACACGGCAAAGATGATGAAGGATTCCGTGGCGGATGGAGCCAGCGGGGACTAATCACGCAAGGTTACCGACAATCTGAGAAGCTCGGCCGCTATCTTCAAGATAACCAATCTTCATTTAATATAAAGCGCATTGTCAGCAGTGATCTGCAGCGGGCTCTGGATACGGCTGGTGAGCTGGCAAGAGAACTCAGATTGCCGATAGAGCGCAGTATGGACTGGAGGGAAATGAATAATGGCGTGATCGCCGGCATGCCGAACGAAATCGTAAATGAACGGTTTCCGGGTTTGTATTTCTCCGGTTTACGGATGGACGAGCGCTATCCCGGCGGCGAAAGCCCGTTGGAGTTCTTCACACGCATCAAGGAAGCGTTCGGCCGCTTATGCGAAGAACAGGCCAACCGACATCCGGAAGGTAACCTCATGATTGTTACTCACGGCGGAGTCATTAACATCATCTATCATATTATAAAAGAATTAGACTGGAACAACCGCGGCAGTAAATTCCCGGCTTCCTATACCGGATTGCACACCATTGAGAATCAGGACGGCAAATGGATCGTTTCCCTTGAGAATTATACTGTGTAG
- a CDS encoding quinone oxidoreductase family protein produces the protein MYAAVVRSFDSGPKYEIHDTPVPLGEHEALVDVLAAGLHLRVRAQANGSHYTSTDELPLIPGVDGVGRLPDGQLVYFVITDTALGSFADKTVIDLRRSVPIPAHADPVLIAAAMNPAMSAWVTLRRRVQAKSGFKVLILGATGNSGQMAVQIAKLMGASQIIAAGRDPERLRSLTPLGADVTVSLAGDPQASALRLGEAASEVDIVLDYLWGEPAGLAMIPLLTRRADRSRLLTWIQIGSVAGADAAIPSAALRSANFQIIGSGQGSLTPAGYLAEFPALIDAIAGGKLIANPIACPLSKIEEVWNTPTGSQQRVVFTPEN, from the coding sequence ATGTATGCTGCTGTTGTACGATCCTTCGATTCAGGTCCGAAATATGAAATCCACGATACTCCGGTACCCTTGGGAGAACATGAAGCTCTGGTTGATGTGCTTGCAGCCGGATTGCATCTCCGGGTACGGGCACAGGCTAATGGCTCTCACTATACCAGTACGGATGAATTGCCGCTGATCCCTGGTGTTGACGGGGTAGGAAGGCTGCCGGACGGTCAGTTAGTCTATTTCGTTATAACAGATACTGCTCTAGGATCTTTTGCCGACAAAACCGTAATTGACCTGCGGCGCAGTGTGCCAATTCCGGCTCATGCCGATCCTGTGCTCATCGCTGCCGCTATGAATCCGGCCATGTCAGCCTGGGTGACCCTGCGCCGCCGGGTTCAGGCGAAGTCCGGGTTCAAGGTTCTGATTCTGGGCGCTACCGGCAATTCCGGACAGATGGCTGTCCAGATCGCCAAGCTTATGGGCGCCAGTCAGATTATTGCTGCCGGGCGGGACCCGGAGCGTCTCCGTTCGCTTACGCCGCTCGGCGCTGATGTAACAGTGTCGCTTGCGGGTGATCCACAAGCATCCGCCCTGCGCCTCGGCGAGGCTGCTTCCGAAGTGGATATCGTTCTTGACTATCTTTGGGGCGAACCTGCCGGGCTGGCTATGATTCCGCTGCTGACACGCCGGGCTGACCGCAGCCGGCTCTTGACCTGGATCCAGATTGGTTCTGTTGCCGGAGCGGATGCCGCTATCCCTTCTGCCGCACTCCGCTCGGCCAACTTCCAGATCATCGGCAGCGGCCAAGGGTCTTTGACTCCGGCCGGATACTTAGCCGAATTCCCGGCGCTCATCGATGCGATTGCTGGAGGCAAGCTTATTGCGAACCCAATTGCTTGTCCGCTGTCCAAGATTGAAGAAGTGTGGAATACGCCGACAGGCAGTCAGCAGCGGGTAGTATTCACGCCGGAGAATTAA
- a CDS encoding MarR family winged helix-turn-helix transcriptional regulator translates to MSSYDDSFDKLDDLSIVDSLVQLSFLIQNILARTGAEHDLSIIQIRLLGILRDREPGMLQLAKHLGLDKSSITGLVDRAQRRGLVERIVSPADKRGFNVRATAAGWQIIHEVGEQIERQITEVTAGLTEAERTQTIALASKILITAPGASR, encoded by the coding sequence ATGAGCAGTTACGATGATTCTTTTGATAAACTGGATGATCTGTCGATTGTGGACAGTCTGGTGCAGCTATCCTTCCTGATCCAGAACATTCTCGCCAGAACAGGGGCGGAGCATGATCTCTCGATCATTCAGATCCGTCTGTTGGGTATCCTGCGGGACCGGGAACCGGGTATGCTGCAGCTGGCCAAGCATCTGGGACTCGATAAATCCAGCATTACCGGACTGGTGGACCGGGCCCAGCGCCGCGGACTGGTTGAGCGAATCGTGTCACCCGCCGACAAACGGGGATTCAATGTGAGGGCAACTGCTGCGGGGTGGCAGATTATTCATGAAGTAGGCGAGCAGATTGAGCGTCAGATTACGGAGGTAACCGCAGGGCTTACTGAAGCGGAACGTACACAGACCATTGCTCTTGCCAGTAAGATTCTGATTACTGCGCCTGG